AagaaatagccttaaatccctTAATGACATCAGCATTGTCCGACAGCATGCAATCACCCGTGGATGAAGAGGAGGGCCTTGATTTCACCACAGCCTAAAAGTGGAAGTTTCCATAAGAAAGTAGGAAAATCTTTGGTGAACAAAACAGAATATGCAATTGCAGTGACTATGCATGCCAGAGAACAACAAACTAGCAGATTTACACAAAACTAATTCACATTTCACAGACTTGTTCAGATTCCATATGCCTTAATTCCTTCCGCATTGCTTTGTGCAATCCATTATCCATGTCAGGAAGTGGCATCTGAAGATTTTATAACAGGAAGAGTATTAGAAGTAAAATTCATCAAACCTAGGCAGTGCTCCTTATAACACTGTAATTCACCAACCTTCTTCTGTGCATATCCTGCTCGCAGTTTCTCCATTCCACTTCTATTGAAGTGAGCACCTGCTCCTTCATCATCAGTGAGAACTGAAGAATGACTCTGAAAAACCAGAAAACGAGAATAACTTAACAAGACATAGATGTCAAAACCATCTTtcataaggctatgtttgggaGGACGAGGCTGGATGGTCTATAGAAGAAACCCATTATTTGGAAGATTTTTATCATGTGATGGAGTAGGTATGACGGGGGAGCCCATTCCCTTCGGTACATGGGCAGGAATAAGATTTCATACCCTCAGAACTTGGCACCCAGTGAGTGCTTGCATTGCCTTGATAGAAATGTAATAAATGACCAGAGCATGTTTCTTTTTAACCTCTGTCTATTATCTGCTTATTCTTTTGAGTGTGTATCTATGATATATATATTGACATTGCATTATTGCAAAAGTTCTATCAACTCCCTTTCTCTCCATCTTTATTTGCAAATAGCACCATCCAAGCTCTCCAAAACATAGTATAACAGTTTCAATTTTTGGATTCTCCCGATGAAAAAATTACAACTACTAGAAGCTTTCACCGCAAGACATaaacaaatataaatttaacaaCAGAATCCAGAAAGCTACCACACTTACAGAGTAGCCATCATATGATCTCAAGTCCTTCTGGCTTAGGGACTTTCTCAGTGCTGGTCTTTGATCTGAAGCAACTGGCTTGAGTATTAGCTTGTTTCCAAAATCAGTATTTTTCAGATTTGCACGACTTTTAGAATTCTGAGAATGATCCAGGTCACTCTGCATGATGCAAGATATGTAGATGTATAAATACATCAATGTATTTTTCTAATGAAACATTTTTAAGAGAGTTACAAAATAGAATAGTTGGAGGTCAAACACACAAGTGGGGAAGGTGACGCTAAGTTAAAGTGCAAGTAATGCAGCGTGAAGGATTCAATCCCAAAATCAAGTATTCTGATAAGACGCTTGAAATAACAATTATATTTATTCAAGGATTCAATCCCACAGCTCTTtggttaattatatttattcaaGGATTAAACTtaaatataaatgataaagtaaaagaagaagaacgttatcagataaaatattaaataaaatacaCGCTGACATATCCAATAGATTAGACGGCAGGATTAGACTaagtaattttatgtttaaagAAGTCAGCAATTACATAACAATCTCAGCCTCTCTAAAGGTAAAAAACAAAATTCCACCCAAACATCAAAAGCAACTCTCAGGAGTTTGAATCATCCCTGGACTCTTCTTAAATGACCATACTGTTGGAGAGAATAGTATGGTCATTACTGAGTAGTGCCTTGCCTGGGAAGCAAATAAGAGGGAACAACATGGGAGGAATGAGGTGAGTCCTAAGTCCTAACATAAAACATGCATTAGAAAATTGCTATGTTTTCTGTACTTTTATTTTCCTTCATTCTGCATTTCCCAAAATTAACCTGACTAAACAGATTACTAGCTAGAAGATTTAAAATGTATATTGAAATTAGACCATATCTCTCATAAAACAGGATACAAAATCAAATTTGGGCCCTAAATCACATAATAGTTTCATTAAGCTGTTGCTTTCAAGGAAATTTGCTTTATCAATTTGCGGATACAAAATAGAGCTCATAGCTCTGCTAGACTCAACATATGAGCATATTGCTCTATTTGCTCAATATCTACTATTACCTACACAGAATCACTCAAACTTCAAATTCTCATCTTAAATGGCATACTAACAAATGCCAGATTAATCACAATGAAGACAGTCTAAAATAACATCCTGTTAGACATTTATCTGTGTTGGACAATGTTAACAAAAAACAGCAAGTTAGCCCCTAAGGAAAAAAGTTCCCGAAGAGTCAGCCGACAAAAAACGACGTCGCCCAGAAGGGGGTGCTCCAGAATCAACAGATCATCCGGTAAGAGAGCACCACGTTTGGCTAAGAAATCAGCCACAACATTCCCCTTGCGAAGAGTATGACGCATCAGAACTCGCCAATCCGCCTAAGCAGACCACCAATTGTCCTCAAGAGGGGCATATTGATGAAACTAGGACCAGTTCCCTTGAAGGAGATGAAGCACCAGTGTCGAGTAGGACAATGTAGACTTTTACAAAATTatcacttttttaaaaaatttctatACTGATACAGATGGAAAATATcacaataattaaatttacaATGATTAATTCTAGCTATTGGAACATCAACTTATGTATTCATGCTCTTTATGTGTTCTGTAATTATTAAAATTTGTCATTGTACTTGCAGTCGTTCAAGTGTTTTCTAGATCAGCTGATTGCAAGCCAAACATTCATTGTTTTTAAAATCTATAACAAGCTATTTAAACCAAATGAGCCTAATAAATATGGTAGAGTTAAACATATAAATTCAAAAAAGCTTGTTACCTCAGAATCACTAATTTGGTACCGAACTACTGAAAGCGATCTTCTCCTTCTCGAATTAGCATCTGACACCGCTCTTcctccaccgccgccgccgccgatGCTACTCCTTCGATCATCACCACCAGCTCCACCCAAGCCCTTCCTGGAAGCTGACCTGCCCCGCCTCTGCGACGCAGTCCCGCCGGCCGGAGTGGCCTCCGACTCAGAGCTCCTGGAACTGAAGCGACCGCGGTCGGCGGACTCGAAAAACTCGATGGCGAGATCATCGAGGCTGATTTCCGGGAAGCCGGAGCCCCTAACGGTGTTGACGAAGCTCCCTTTCGGACGATCCTCGTCGCGGGAGGAGAGAGGGCGGGAGGGTCGGCTGAGGCTCCGGGAACGGCGGTGGCGGAGGGAGGAGGCGGTGTCCTCGGTGGAGGAAGCTCCGGCGACGGGGGTTCTCTTCGTGGTGGATTTGAATGCCGCCGTCGCCATTGGTAGGAGTGAGGAGAGAGAAGAGGTTTCAAATGCGACGATTAGGGTTTGAAAGCATTGAAATCAGGTACTCACTCATTGCTCGTGAAGAAAACGTGAGCTGTGTGCGTGTGTGTGAGAGTGAGTGGAAACAAACAGAGAAGGAAAGTGAGGGAGAAACGGGAAAAACATTAGCGGAGAAGTCCATAAAGGTCACAGATTTGAATATCGTAGCTGACGACCTGTATTTAAGGTTAATTATTGCATTTCTTGATTTGGCGcatttattgttattttttaaatttgaatataCTATACATGTACAGCTAATagcaaaaatatttgtttttttttgtattttactgtcaaaaatattgtttttttgtattttaaaatATCTTTATTATTTAGAATTCATATCCATTTTGTGTACTTGAATTTTGAGTAAATTTATCATATTAGTCTCATGAAAAGTGTTGGATGCTCACGCGTTGGTCTATGGAAGAAGGATATGGTTTAATGAACTTTTGAATatgtaagattttttttttgttggaagGAGAGCTTACGCTCGAAACAAAAGACAACTACATTCGAATAGATCGAAGAAACAACACTCCTGACACATCAGAGAAGCAAGTTTGAACATTGAGAGGGGGACTCCCATAACATGAAGTCCAAACTCAAGCTCATAAGCTTAGCTCATGAGCAAAACAATCCGCAACACATGTACACAACGAACCTCTCACGCTTGCGCCATTGAATATGTAAGATCTCAATCACCTTAATTAGTTAGTTGCGGACGCAGGAATTTAAGGCTAGGGGCCAAGAACAAAGAATGTAATATGTTTACAATAATTTCTACATTTCACGTACACATGTATGACATGTAAaaatacaaatttgaaaagcttGGGAGGCCATGGCACCACCAAGTGCCTCTCCTCCTTTCGCCACCGATGTTAGTTCATCGATCCATAAACGTTAGTTAAACCTAACACATGGGCTAATGTGGTCAGATAAGTGACATTTggatagtttttttttcgaGAGCAAAAGAGGAAAATTTATTCAAAATGATAGGAGAAGTACAATCCCTACAGAGGGACCAAACGAGATAAACTGTAAACCCAGcaaaaaaaatgacaaaaaaattaCACCCAACAACTCAAAGCCACCAGAAAAAGCCCAAAGAAACCACAACAATCCACAAAGAGCAAGAAAAGCCCAAAAAACCAACTAAAGCAAAACGACAGTGATGATCCACTACGCACCACCAGGCCAATTATCTATAAGATACTCTGCTATACCATGAATTACCTCTACATCACTGTCAGGGAACTCCAAACCCGCCAATTTACATGTAAACCAAACTTTCTTAGCGCGGGTGAAATAAGGGCCAGTAGGAGAGGGAGGACCTACCGGTTGAGGACCGCTCGCAACTTCCTCACGAACGACTTTTCTTGGCCGGCCTCTAGGCTTACGGGGAGACCCCTCCAAGCCACGCTTCGCCTCTAACTTCTTCCTCGGCCGACCTCGATGACGTGTTCTCAGAGGTGAAAAATCAAAAATAGGATCTCCAACACATGGATTCTCATCCTCCTCACCTTCAAGAACTTCAGAAGTTGAACAAGACCCCACCTCAAAGCAAGCGGACGACACAACAGGATAACCACCCACTGATGAAGAGACGGTGGGAGGAGCCAAGGGGACAATGGTGGGAGAAGGCCAAACAATGGAGGGACAAAGGACTGAGACTGGGAGGAGAGAACTTGGAGACGAACCAGCCGAATCAGACAAAGAAGGAAGATGATGCGAATTGGAAAAAGGAGAGAAGTGTCTAAAAACATTAGCAAAGTAATGCCCAAAATAATCACCCAACCATGGCCAGAAGTTATGCCTACAACCAAGGGgagtatttaaaattaatttgaaatttaaaaccCCTTTATTGAGAAACCAAAAAATCTGGTTGCCACACTTTTCATGTTGCATGGAAATAGAAGAAAAAGTAACCCCATCAT
This is a stretch of genomic DNA from Lotus japonicus ecotype B-129 chromosome 1, LjGifu_v1.2. It encodes these proteins:
- the LOC130730012 gene encoding uncharacterized protein LOC130730012 produces the protein MATAAFKSTTKRTPVAGASSTEDTASSLRHRRSRSLSRPSRPLSSRDEDRPKGSFVNTVRGSGFPEISLDDLAIEFFESADRGRFSSRSSESEATPAGGTASQRRGRSASRKGLGGAGGDDRRSSIGGGGGGGRAVSDANSRRRRSLSVVRYQISDSESDLDHSQNSKSRANLKNTDFGNKLILKPVASDQRPALRKSLSQKDLRSYDGYSSHSSVLTDDEGAGAHFNRSGMEKLRAGYAQKKMPLPDMDNGLHKAMRKELRHMESEQAVVKSRPSSSSTGDCMLSDNADVIKGFKAISSIRRSYETELEQSEKRKQDLLAEIVFEEQRGRELSKIVNELVPASKINSIQKPARARKRSTDRSRMSMRLTEEAEKYIEDFISNVEDTDISSLDGERSETSSSIGGLIKPETSNSPPIPRSIPALMDGITLPWLQWETCNDASPMTSMNNTLITSKTASSTQETTKLQDQRSHSASSRGSWSPDCLQEYIGKDVFNKVYGYKDQSFSAKSKELRYDIDDYLKVKTNEDFLVERWKQRQRINSGSLLLCHPRLF